The following proteins come from a genomic window of Neofelis nebulosa isolate mNeoNeb1 chromosome 5, mNeoNeb1.pri, whole genome shotgun sequence:
- the LOC131512876 gene encoding keratin-associated protein 10-4-like — MAASTLSVCSSDLSYGSRVCLPGSSDSCPDSSWQVDDCPESCCEPPCCAPAPRLTLLCGPSSPCQGDCCTPVCCKPVCCTPVCCKPVCCTPVCCKPVCCTPVCCEDSPCTTSSCCQPSCCTSSPCQEDCCKPVCCTPLCCKPVCCTPVCCKPTCCTPVCCKPVCCTPVCCKPVCCTPVCCQDSPCSAPSCCQPSPCCRPSSCVSLICRPVCRPTCCTPVCCKPVCCTPVCCKPVCCTPVCCEDSPCSAPSCCQPSPCCRPSSSVSLLCRPVCPRPACCTPVSSCCRPASCVSLLCRPACPRPACC, encoded by the coding sequence ATGGCCGCGTCCACCCTGTCCGTCTGCTCCAGCGACCTGAGCTATGGCAGCCGCGTCTGCCTGCCCGGATCCTCGGACTCCTGCCCCGACTCCTCCTGGCAGGTGGACGACTGCCCAGAGAGCTGCTGCGAGCCCCCGTGCTGCGCCCCGGCCCCCCGCCTGACCCTCCTGtgtggcccctcctccccctgccagggagactgctgcacccctgtgtgctgcaagcccgtgtgctgcacccctgtctgctgcaagcccgtctgctgcacccctgtctgctgcaagcccgtctgctgcacccctgtctgcTGTGAGGACTCCCCCTGCACAACCTCTTCATGCTGCCAGCCGTCCTGCtgcacctcctccccctgccaggaAGACTGCTGCAAGCCCGTCTGCTGCACCCCTCTGTGCTGCAAGCCCgtctgctgcacccctgtgtgctgcaAGCCCACctgctgcacccctgtctgctgcaagcccgtctgctgcacccctgtgtgctgcaagcccgtgtgctgcacccctgtgtgctgcCAGGACTCCCCCTGCTCAGCCCcctcctgctgccagcccagcccctgctgcagACCCTCCTCCTGCGTGTCCCTGATCTGCCGCCCTGTGTGCAGGCCCACctgctgcacccctgtctgctgcaagcccgtctgctgcacccctgtctgcTGCAAGCCTgtctgctgcacccctgtgtgctgtGAGGATTCCCCCTGCTCAGCCCcctcctgctgccagcccagcccctgctgcagACCCTCCTCCAGTGTGTCCCTGCTCTGCCGCCCCGTGTGCCCCCGCCCCGCCTGCTGCACCCCTGTCTCCTCCTGCTGCCGCCCGGCCTCCTGCGTGTCCCTGCTCTGCCGTCCCGCGTGCCCCCGCCCTGCCTGCTGCTGA